The Candidatus Eisenbacteria bacterium genome contains the following window.
GATCATGGAGATCCTCGACGGCCTGAGCCGCGAGGGAAAGACCGTCATCCTGGTGACCCACGATGCGAGCGTCGCCGCCCACGCGGGCCGGATCATCCAGATCGAGGATGGAGCGATCGCGCGGGAGACGCGCGCGTGAACATCATCGAGAGCATCGGCGCGGGCGCGCGCGACATGGCGGCAAGCAAGGGGCGCGCCGTCATCACCACGATCGGAATCGTCCTCGGCGTCGCGTCCGTCGTCACCGTCCTCTCGTTGATGCGCGGCGGGCAGCAGCAGACGGAGGCCTTCTTCGCAGAGCTTGGCGGCGTGACCGAGCTCAGGATCACGAACACGCAGACCGACAGGGTCTTCATGAGCGCGGCGGAGCGCGCCTCGGAAAAGCTCACCTACCGGGACGCGCAGGCGATTCTGGATGAGTGTCCGTCCGTTCGGACGGTCGATCCCGAGATCGTTCGCTTTCTCGAGACCATATACGGCGACAAGACGTTCATGATGAAGGTCCTCGGAACCAACCGCCACTATCCCTATGCAGATGACATGCCGGTCGCCACGGGCCGCTTCATCAGTGACAAGGATTGCGAGGACTGCGCGAACGTCGTGATGCTGGGCCCGACCTACAAGGAGGATCTCTTCGGCGACGAGGAGGCGATCGGCAAGACGATCGTCATCCAGGGAGTCCCCTTCACTGTCGTAGGCATCATGGAGAAGAAGGAGTTCTACTTTCAGGGCGGCGGAGACCGCGCCGAGCGGAATGTCCTCGAGTGGTTCAACCGCAGCCTGTACATCCCGATCACGACCATGGTGAAGCGCTTCACCGTCAGCGACCAACTGGGCGGGCTCGAGATCAGCGCGCGATCGGTGGAGGTGGTCCCCGACCTGATGGACGAGGCCCGCACGGTGCTTCTCCGCCGCCACGGCGTGGAGGATTTCACGATCGAATCGAAGTCCCGCCAGGTGGCGGAACAGGCCGAGCAGGGCCGATTCTTCAACATCATCTTCTGGGGGGTGGCGTTCATATCCCTTTTCGTTGGCGGCGTCGTGATCGCCAACATCATGCTCGCCTCGATCACCGAGAGGATCCGCGAGATCGGCGTCCGCAAGGCGATTGGAGCGAGCGGGCGCGATCTGTTCGTGGAGTACCTGCTCGAGGCGGTCGTGGTCACCGGGTCCGGCGGGGTCATAGGGCTCTTCCTGGGCGTGGGGATG
Protein-coding sequences here:
- a CDS encoding FtsX-like permease family protein translates to MNIIESIGAGARDMAASKGRAVITTIGIVLGVASVVTVLSLMRGGQQQTEAFFAELGGVTELRITNTQTDRVFMSAAERASEKLTYRDAQAILDECPSVRTVDPEIVRFLETIYGDKTFMMKVLGTNRHYPYADDMPVATGRFISDKDCEDCANVVMLGPTYKEDLFGDEEAIGKTIVIQGVPFTVVGIMEKKEFYFQGGGDRAERNVLEWFNRSLYIPITTMVKRFTVSDQLGGLEISARSVEVVPDLMDEARTVLLRRHGVEDFTIESKSRQVAEQAEQGRFFNIIFWGVAFISLFVGGVVIANIMLASITERIREIGVRKAIGASGRDLFVEYLLEAVVVTGSGGVIGLFLGVGMTTAVNQGLGMPGTPTPGILMIALLTSVGVGIVFGLFPALRAARLDPVEALRYQ